A DNA window from Ictalurus punctatus breed USDA103 chromosome 11, Coco_2.0, whole genome shotgun sequence contains the following coding sequences:
- the mier1a gene encoding mesoderm induction early response protein 1a isoform X2 produces MAELSISGASTKGVQDEDGDFEPTADMLVHDFDDEQTMEEEEMLEGETNFSSEIDDLTREGEMPLQELLKMYGYGAADSADSEDEAPEEQDVSENDQSSSAHGNVKTNKDRDDEDQRLSSEESPDPSRTYGTTQLLCSEPCSYFDGDADESEDEDYVPSEEWKKEVKVGPMYQAETPTELCKYKDNEKVYENEDQLLWNPELLPENEVVEFLAEASKRVGEQTGVDAVPEMPVIKDDEEALYELIKCNFNKEEALKRLEFNPKPVKDELPVWTEEERHEFEQGDDVYGNDCNSMQADKIKLWRRKPDLHPCVADSTEQTLAETESTALSRADAAPAGASNCSGRQLDSKGSRTTHNGADSRPVDLASSCGSDRSTSDTQVHSSPDPNVSSSNTDTVRRQREGEEDLERPAKKPKTEVEFLTAAAV; encoded by the exons ATGGCGGAG CTCTCAATAAGTGGAGCAAGTACCAAAG GCGTGCAGGATGAGGACGGGGATTTTGAGCCCACCGCGGACATGCTGGTCCATGACTTTGATGACGAGCAGacgatggaggaggaggagatgctGGAAGGAGAGACCAACTTCAGCTCAGAGATAGACGACCTCACTCGA GAAGGCGAGATGCCCCTTCAGGAGCTGTTAAAAATGTATGGGTACGGTGCGGCAGATTCAGCAGACTCAGAGGATGAAGCACCTGAAGAACAGGATGTTTCAGAGAATGACCAGAGCAGCAGTGCCCATGGGAATGTAAAGACAAACAAG GACAGAGACGACGAGGACCAGAGATTGTCCAGTGAGGAGTCTCCTGACCCCAGCAGGACATACGGCACCACTCAGCTCCTCTGCTCTGAACCGTGCAGCTACTTTGATG GTGATGCCGACGAATCCGAGGATGAAGATTACGTTCCATCTGAAGAGTGGAAGAAG gaagtgaaggtTGGGCCAATGTACCAGGCTGAGACACCGACTGAGCTGTGCAAATATAAAGACAATGAAAAAG TATACGAGAACGAGGATCAGCTTCTGTGGAATCCGGAGTTGCTGCCAGAAAACGAAGTGGTTGAATTTTTAGCTGAAGCTTCCAAGCGGGTCGGAGAGCAGACCGGAGTGGATGCCGTCCCAGAGATGCCTGTAATCAAAGACGACGAGGAG GCTCTCTACGAGTTGatcaaatgcaattttaataaaGAAGAAGCTTTAAAAAGACTGGAGTTTAACCCCAAGCCTGTTAAAG ATGAGCTGCCAGTGTGGACAGAAGAGGAAAGACATGAATTTGAGCAAGGGGATGATGTTTATGGAAACGACTGTAACTCCATGCAAGCCGATAAG ATAAAACTCTGGAGGAGAAAACCTGATCTCCACCCCTGTGTCGC gGACTCCACAGAGCAGACGCTGGCTGAGACGGAGAGCACAGCGCTCAGCCGAGCAGACGCTGCTCCTGCAGGAGCTTCCAACTGCAGCGGCCGCCAGTTAGATAGTAAAGGCAGTAGAACGACACACAACG GTGCAGATTCCCGCCCTGTCGATCTCGCGTCCTCGTGTGGCTCGGATCGTAGCACATCAGACACACAGGTCCATTCCAGCCCCGATCCCAACGTCAGCAGCTCGAACACGGACACAGTTAGACGACAGAGGGAGGGCGAGGAGGATTTGGAGAGACCGGCGAAAAAGCCGAAGACCGAGGTGGAGTTTCTCACGGCAGCGGCTGTTTAA
- the mier1a gene encoding mesoderm induction early response protein 1a isoform X1 has product MAELSISGASTKGVQDEDGDFEPTADMLVHDFDDEQTMEEEEMLEGETNFSSEIDDLTREGEMPLQELLKMYGYGAADSADSEDEAPEEQDVSENDQSSSAHGNVKTNKEDRDDEDQRLSSEESPDPSRTYGTTQLLCSEPCSYFDGDADESEDEDYVPSEEWKKEVKVGPMYQAETPTELCKYKDNEKVYENEDQLLWNPELLPENEVVEFLAEASKRVGEQTGVDAVPEMPVIKDDEEALYELIKCNFNKEEALKRLEFNPKPVKDELPVWTEEERHEFEQGDDVYGNDCNSMQADKIKLWRRKPDLHPCVADSTEQTLAETESTALSRADAAPAGASNCSGRQLDSKGSRTTHNGADSRPVDLASSCGSDRSTSDTQVHSSPDPNVSSSNTDTVRRQREGEEDLERPAKKPKTEVEFLTAAAV; this is encoded by the exons ATGGCGGAG CTCTCAATAAGTGGAGCAAGTACCAAAG GCGTGCAGGATGAGGACGGGGATTTTGAGCCCACCGCGGACATGCTGGTCCATGACTTTGATGACGAGCAGacgatggaggaggaggagatgctGGAAGGAGAGACCAACTTCAGCTCAGAGATAGACGACCTCACTCGA GAAGGCGAGATGCCCCTTCAGGAGCTGTTAAAAATGTATGGGTACGGTGCGGCAGATTCAGCAGACTCAGAGGATGAAGCACCTGAAGAACAGGATGTTTCAGAGAATGACCAGAGCAGCAGTGCCCATGGGAATGTAAAGACAAACAAG GAGGACAGAGACGACGAGGACCAGAGATTGTCCAGTGAGGAGTCTCCTGACCCCAGCAGGACATACGGCACCACTCAGCTCCTCTGCTCTGAACCGTGCAGCTACTTTGATG GTGATGCCGACGAATCCGAGGATGAAGATTACGTTCCATCTGAAGAGTGGAAGAAG gaagtgaaggtTGGGCCAATGTACCAGGCTGAGACACCGACTGAGCTGTGCAAATATAAAGACAATGAAAAAG TATACGAGAACGAGGATCAGCTTCTGTGGAATCCGGAGTTGCTGCCAGAAAACGAAGTGGTTGAATTTTTAGCTGAAGCTTCCAAGCGGGTCGGAGAGCAGACCGGAGTGGATGCCGTCCCAGAGATGCCTGTAATCAAAGACGACGAGGAG GCTCTCTACGAGTTGatcaaatgcaattttaataaaGAAGAAGCTTTAAAAAGACTGGAGTTTAACCCCAAGCCTGTTAAAG ATGAGCTGCCAGTGTGGACAGAAGAGGAAAGACATGAATTTGAGCAAGGGGATGATGTTTATGGAAACGACTGTAACTCCATGCAAGCCGATAAG ATAAAACTCTGGAGGAGAAAACCTGATCTCCACCCCTGTGTCGC gGACTCCACAGAGCAGACGCTGGCTGAGACGGAGAGCACAGCGCTCAGCCGAGCAGACGCTGCTCCTGCAGGAGCTTCCAACTGCAGCGGCCGCCAGTTAGATAGTAAAGGCAGTAGAACGACACACAACG GTGCAGATTCCCGCCCTGTCGATCTCGCGTCCTCGTGTGGCTCGGATCGTAGCACATCAGACACACAGGTCCATTCCAGCCCCGATCCCAACGTCAGCAGCTCGAACACGGACACAGTTAGACGACAGAGGGAGGGCGAGGAGGATTTGGAGAGACCGGCGAAAAAGCCGAAGACCGAGGTGGAGTTTCTCACGGCAGCGGCTGTTTAA